A genomic stretch from Cervus canadensis isolate Bull #8, Minnesota chromosome 27, ASM1932006v1, whole genome shotgun sequence includes:
- the LOC122428606 gene encoding keratin-associated protein 6-1-like, producing MCGYYGNYYGGLGCGSNGYGGLGCGYGSCYGSGFRRLGCGYGYGARSLCGSGYGCGARSLCGSGYGYGARTLCGCGYGCGSGSGSGFGYYY from the coding sequence ATGTGTGGCTACTACGGAAACTACTATGGCGGCCTGGGCTGTGGAAGCAACGGCTATGGAGGCCTGGGCTGTGGCTATGGCTCCTGCTATGGGTCTGGCTTCCGCAGGCTGGGCTGTGGCTACGGCTATGGTGCCCGCTCTCTCTGTGGAAGTGGCTACGGCTGTGGCGCCCGCTCTCTCTGCGGAAGTGGCTACGGCTATGGCGCCCGCACTCTCTGTGGCTGTGGTTACGGATGCGGCTCTGGCTCTGGCTCTGGCTTTGGCTACTACTATTGA
- the LOC122428984 gene encoding keratin-associated protein 6-1 yields the protein MCGYYGNYYGGLGCGSYGYGGLGCGYGSCYGSGFRRLGCGYGCGYGYGARSLCGSGYGYGARSLCGSGYGCGSGYYY from the exons ATGTGTGGCTACTACGGAAACTACTATGGCGGCCTGGGCTGTGGAAGCTACGGCTACGGAGGCCTGGGCTGTGGCTATGGCTCCTGCTATGGGTCTGGCTTCCGCAGGCTGGGCTGTGGCTACGGCTGTGGCTACGGCTATGGCGCCCGCTCTCTCTGCGGAAGTGGCTACGGCTATGGCGCCCGCTCTCTCTG TGGAAGTGGCTACGGATGCGGCTCTGGCTACTACTATTGA